One genomic window of Diospyros lotus cultivar Yz01 chromosome 8, ASM1463336v1, whole genome shotgun sequence includes the following:
- the LOC127808224 gene encoding agamous-like MADS-box protein AGL12 isoform X2 translates to MARGKVQMKRIENPVHRQVTFCKRRAGLLKKAKELSVLCDAEIGVLIFSAHGKLYDLATKGTMQGLIERYMKSTGGTDQLPQQAGEQQLQESKEETCMLRSEIEFLQKGLRNMSGGGFGTMTVDELHMLEKHLEIWIYQIRSAKMDIMCREIQSLKNKAKSQAICPQLRKTNLPKTLLGPPFF, encoded by the exons ATGGCTCGTGGGAAGGTCCAGATGAAGAGGATAGAGAACCCGGTGCACCGGCAGGTGACCTTCTGCAAGCGCCGAGCTGGTCTCCTTAAGAAGGCCAAGGAGCTCTCCGTGCTGTGCGATGCTGAAATTGGCGTTCTCATTTTCTCCGCCCATGGCAAGCTCTACGACCTGGCCACTAAAGG aACCATGCAAGGGCTTATTGAGAGGTACATGAAGTCAACCGGAGGGACTGATCAGCTCCCTCAGCAGGCCGGAGAACAGCAACTTCAG GAGTCCAAAGAGGAAACATGTATGCTGAGAAGTGAAATTGAGTTTCTGCAGAAGGGTCTGAG GAACATGTCAGGAGGGGGATTTGGGACAATGACAGTGGACGAGTTACACATGCTCGAAAAGCATCTGGAGATTTGGATTTATCAAATTCGCTCAGCCAAG ATGGACATCATGTGTAGAGAGATACAGTCACTGAAGAATAAG GCAAAGTCCCAGGCTATTTGTCCCCAGCTTCGGAAGACCAACCTACCGAAAACTCTTTTGGGACCCCCATTTTTTTAG